Part of the Sodalinema gerasimenkoae IPPAS B-353 genome is shown below.
GGTACGCGGGTTAGGATAGGGGAGGATTTGGAGTTGTGACCCCATTCCAGTCTACAGGTCACAACGACCACCTGGGGTCACGAAACGCAGTGAGTGATGCTCAGTTAGGGGTTTCTTGACTCAACTGATCATGTTGGGGGCGATCCGGCTGGCCACAATCTTCAATGATGGCGAGCGATGATGCCCTCGACTTAATTGCGTCGGGTTCCCTGTCTGGTCTGTACGATAACTCGGGAAAGGAAAAATAAGCGTGCTGTATCTAGCGGAAGTCCTCAAGAAAAGTGGCGTTTTCGGCAGTGGCAAAACAGAGCTAAAACTGTTAGCAAGTCAGCGAGGGGAATACAACTGGGTTCCAGTCCCAGGGGAAGATATTATCCCGGCGGATGATTCTGGAAACTTTAACTCGGGGGCCTTGGTGTTTGCTGATCTCAATGCCAGCAAGCAGGTTCAAGGGAGCCTCAAGGAAGCCAGTGGCCAACTGGTTAAGATTTTGCAAAATTTCTCCCGCTTTCAGGAGAAGTTCAAAACTCAAGAGGAAGAAATTGAGCAGTGGAAGCAGTCTCTGACCTATCAGAGTCAGGAACTCAACCGCCGTGAGATGGAAATGGAGGCCCACCGGGAAGAGGTGGACAATGTTCAACAGGAATTGTCCCGCTTGGATGCGAAACAGGCGGAGATGGAGGAGCAACAGGGGGAGATTGACCGCTTACGTCAGGAGGTGGAGCAGTCTCGTCAGGAGCTGGAGTTAGCTTGGAATCAGTTACAGGGGGAACGGGAGGAACTTTCCGGTTCTGGCTCGATTGATGCGGAACAAGCGGGCAGTTTACAGCAATGGCTCCAGTATCTGTCGGAGGTGATGATACAACCTCAGGAGCTACAAACGTCGTTGACGGCGGTTCAGGAGCAGTTGTCGGCTCAAGAGGCCTGGCTGGGGGAACGCACGGCTCAGTTGGAGGAGTGGCGCACTCAGGCTCAGGAGAACCAATCTCAGTTGGATGAGGCGGTACAAGGATTGGATCAGGGTTGGGAACAGTGGCATCAATCCCAATTGGAGTTGGCGGGTAAACGGACGGAGGTGGCGGTACGGGAACGGCTGCTGGAGGCGAAGGACCAGGTGCTGACGGGCCTACGTAGCCAATTGACGGGTTTGACTGATTTGGCCACTCAGATGTCCAGTGTGGGGAGTAGTCCGGTTCCCAGTTCGTCCGGGCCTGATGTGGATTTGTCGGAACTGGAGCGGATGCCTTTGAATACGCTTCAGGAGCGAGTGCGCCAGTTACAAAATGAGCTGGAAACGGGGATGCGTCTGGTGATTGATGAGCAGGAGGAGTTGATGTTACAACGCCTGGATCTCAATGAGCTAGAGGCAAAGGCGGCCCGGGCCAGTGATGGCGATCGCGCGTCTCTGGAGGCGGAGTTGGCGGATTTGCAGGAAAGTTACGGTTTCCTCAACGATACGCTGGTGGGACAGCGGCGCAGTCTCCGGGAACGGGAACGGATTATGAATCAACATCAGAGTGTGCTCTGGCGACGGTTAGGAAATCCGCCGGAACCGGTGAGTTCTGGAGGAACGGTGGATTTAAGTCCTCTGGTATCTCGGCTGACGGAGCAGCAGCAAAGTCTTCAGCAACAGGTGCAAACCCTGGAAGGGGAGTTGGACAGCCTACGGGGCGAGTTGGCTGAACTGCACAGCCAGGTGGAGCAGCAGACGAGTGCGGATGAGGGACAACTTCAGGAATTGAAGGATCTCGATCGCCAACTGCGCGATCGCCGTGGGGAAATTGCTCAAACCTGGGGCCGGGTGAATGCCTATCAGGAACTCCTCGATGGACTGCGCGATCGCCTGACGCATCTGAAGGAGACGACAGATCCCCTGGCTGGCTCGCTGGAACATCTCCAAGAATTGGCGGCGTCCCAAGAGAATGCGGTGACTCAATTGCAAGAGGTGGTGGGACATCTGACGGCCCCGGAATAGGAGTTAGGGGCAATCGGGGAGAATCCAGTGAATCCAAGGATGAATGACACGGGCGATCGCCCCTCCGGGGAAGGGATCGCTCTGACTCCGGTTGGGGGCGCTAATGAGATGCTGGAGTTTCTCGACATGGGCAAAGCTGGGATCGCGCCTCAGTTCCTGTTTGAGGAATAATCGCAGGGCACGACGTTGCAGGGCCAGGGGCGCTTCGCTCAGTTGGTTCCGGTTGAGGGCCGAGTCCCCACGTCGCAGAACTTGCTGTAATAGCTGCTCGGCCTGCTCGTTGAGATAGACGACGTCGGCCTGTAGGAGTTCGGCGGTTTTGGCGAGGTTGGCGCTGACTTGAGGGTGAAACTGCTGTTCAAGGTAGGGCAACAGGTCCAAGCGCAGGCGGTTGCGGGCATAGGTGCGGTTGTCGTTACTTGAATCCCACCAGATGGGGAGGTGTCGCTCTTGGCAAAACTCCCCTGTTTCTTGACGGGAGACTTCCAGCAGGGGACGGGTTAGGGTCAGATGGGGGCTGAGCGATCGCTGCCAGGTGAGGGCTTGTAATCCGTCGGCGCCGGCTCCACGAATCAGGTTATAGAGAAGGGTTTCGGCGCGATCGCTCTGGGTATGTCCAGTCAGTAGCTGGGAGTAGTCTTGGGCGTCGGCGATCGCCTGTAGGGATTGATAACGCCAGTGACGGGCGGCGGCTTCACTCTCAGGAGGAGGGCTGGCGACGGCCTGGAAATAGGGACAATGCCACTGTTGGGCTAATTCGGCGACAGCGGCGGCGTTGGCGGCGGAATCCTCCCGCCAGCGATGGTCACAATGGGCAATGGCAATAGTCCAATCCCATTTAGGTTTTAGGTCTAACAACAGTTGTGCCAAGCATAGGGAGTCCTGCCCCCCGGAGACGGCAATCAGGAGGCGATCGCCCTTCTGGAGGAGGTTCCGCTGTCTCAGGGTGGTGTGAATTTGGGCGTGCAGGGGACTCCAGGGGGACATGGGGGAACAGGGAACAGGGATGTCCCTTGTCCCTTGTCCCTTGTCCCTTGTCCCTTGTCCCTTGAGGGAACAGGGAACAGGGAACAGCATTATCAGCCCATCATGAGGAGTTCGGGGTTGAAAATCATGATTAGACCGAAAAAGAGCATAAACACCCCACCGAGGAGTTTGAGAACTCGTCCCTGGGATTCGGTGACGCGGGCTGAGCGGAAGGAGACAATAAAGGTCAATAAAATTCCAAAGAGGGGAATGGTGTAGATGACCGTGTAGATGGCAGTCCAGCCCAGGGTACAGGTGTTCCAACCTCCCTGACAGACTCCAAACAGACGGGTGAAGTAAATCATTGGTAGGATGGCGGTACAGCCAAACTCTAGGGTGTTTACCACAATCGAGAGGAGGATGGTTCCCCCTAAGGCGGCGGCAAACAGACGGCGATCGCCTCGGGCCGCTTGCAGCGATCGCACGATGGCGGCAGCTTTCTTGGTAATCAGTTTCTGCTGTTTTTCTGAGAGGGAGAGGGAAAACAGTTTCTTGAAGAAAAAGAAGTCCTTAATGTTAATCAGGGCTGCCAGGGTGATAATGACCCCCAAACCTACCGTAATCACGGCTCCATAGCGTTCGAGGAAAATCGCCCCGACGGTAATCATCAGGATGATCGAGATGAAATAGATCACCCCTGAGGTAATAACGAACGTTGTCCCCACTAAGGTCATGTCACGGCGATTTTTGGTATAGGTCAGTAGGGAGAGCAAAATCGCCAAAACTGTGAAGGCGCAGGGGTTAAAGCCATCGACAAAGGCAATGGTAAAGACAAATAGGGGAAAGGGCAGTTGATCGGCAAATTGACGGACAATCCCCTCGGGAGTCAGAGCGACAAAGGCGAACAGGCTAATAATTAGGGTTAGAACTAAGCCCCCAGTCCAAAAGCGACGGGATTCAGGGGTTCTCAGGCGAGACTGAAGGACGGGATAACTGACGGCGTAGAGTCCGGGAATGGCAAACAGCCACCAGGGAACGCTTCGGGGAGTGAGAGCGCCATCGGAGAGACGGATCTCAATGCCTGCTTCTGCCTCAATGGCGGCGATAATTTGGTTGCGATAGCCGATATAGCCTTGATAGGCGGATTGGTACTGTAAGGGGCCGTCGTCTTCGCTATAGCCAATGAAGGAGCGATCGCCGATAAAGGTACGCGGCACACCGCCGGAGGTAATGTTGTAGCGCTCTCGAAATTCTCGCCAAATCTCTGGAGACTCCTCGACTTCATAGGACCGTAACCGCACTTGGGGATAGGTATCGTCGATATAGTGCATCAACGGTTCCTGCTGGCGACAGTAGGGACAGGTGGGGCTATGGAAAAAGTAAACCTCTGTAATGCCGTCGCCGATGTTCGGGGCTTGGGCGATGGCGGGAACATGAGAACTCAGGACCGTGAGTACAACCGTCAGGGCGAGGAGGGCCGAGAAGAGAAGCCCCCGACGCTGCGATCGCTGATGGGGATAGGGAGCAGTAAAAGGCATGGCAAATCTCCAATTAATGAGAGATTCAACGTTTGGGCTGAGGACTGCTGCAATCTTTCGACAGGCTCAGGAACAACGTCTCTCGGCAGGGACAGGAGCGGACTGGATCTCTCCCTAGTCCTGTCTGGAGAGGTGATCTCCCTGTCCCATTTTAGATAAAATTTTGGGTGGCTTTCACCCTAGGTTAAATAATGTTACTTAAGAAAAATAAAGTCTATTTATAAAAGTCAATCTCTTGATAGTATTCGTTATCTTTAGCAATAGCCAGAGCAGATATGACTGTGTTAACATTGAGTTTTAGGTCAAGCTTGGCCTCAGCGGACTGAAGGAGGTCAAGAGTTGTCTGTCCTCTGGATTTGAGGTGAATAAATTTTAGGCGATATAGCTTCTAAGATAGAGTCATGGAACTCGATAAATCAACTTAGACAAATCCTATTTTCTGATTCGTTTTTAGACTGAAATTAGTGAACCCATAAATATGTTGCTTCGTTCAATTGTTGATGTATATCTTTAAATTATCTGGCTTCTTTTTCTGCAAAAAATAAAAATAAAACCCCAAAAAGACTATATGGCAAGAGTTTTCGCGATTTTATCTACTCTTTAAAACTGGCCGCTATTATAAATTAAAAATGCAGCCAAAAATATAACTAGAAGCTGAGATGGGTGATTAGAACTTCAACATTGTAGAAAACGAAAAAGCTTTTTTTGCGACGCCAGAGTCTTGTTGACGAATGCTTATTTGGATTTCATAATTGGCTGTGTCAAAAATTATTATAACCAACTTATTGACTACCGTAAATCTAAACGAGGCTATTTTTGTGTGTTCTTGTGTTTTTATAGAAACTCCACAATAAAATGGGTAGCAATTTATTGGGTTTCCAAAAATTACTACCCAAAAGATGCTTTGAAAACTGTAGAGATTCTAGAAAGCTAATAAATCTAACTACATTGACCTCTGGAATGATTTGAGGTCAATTGAATGTTGAGCTTGTTCCTCCAGGTGAATTGAAAGACGATGGGAGACCAGCTCACAGAGTTGAAAAACCACCGGATCTGTAATCTGGTAGTAAACGCTGACCCCTTTTGGGGTACGCTCAATAAATCCTGCCTGGGTTAGGATCTTGAGGTGTTTGGAGACATTCGCTTGTCCGAGTCCGGTACTCTCGACAATCTCTGAGACATTTTTCGTCCCGGATTTGAGGGTACAGAGAACTAAGAGGCGACTGACTTCGGACAACACCTTGAAGTAGTCGGAGACTTTGGCGATCGCGGCCGTAGAAGTTTCTTGCATTTGGTTTAACGTTTAGAGTAACGTTTGGATCGTGTTTTAAAGTATAGTCTAAATTATATTCGCATATAAGTTTTGGTGAATCGGCAAAGCGATCGCGCATCTTAACGTTTCAGAGCGCCCTTGGGATTCCCCTTTGCGCCAGAAGTCGCTAGGATCGCTCTAGGCCAGGCTGTAACGGGCTGGTCTGAATTCATCTCACTCACTGATCGTTAAGAGAGAACACCCCATGGATCTGGTATCCCTCCAGAATGTACTTGATAATTCATCCTTCGCGATTCTGTTCCTGACCATGCTCACCTACTGGGTGGGCGTTGCCTTTCCCAAACTGCCCTATCTGGGGATGGTGGGAACCACGGGGATGGCGATCGCAAATCTTTGCATTGCCGGCCTACTGGGGGCCCGTTGGCTCGAAGCCGGCTATTTCCCCATCAGCAATCTGTACGAATCATTATTTTTCCTAGCCTGGGGCATCACCGGCGTGCATCTCATCGCCGAGACCCTGAGCCGCAGTCGTCTTGTGGGAGCCGTGACGGCCCCCGTGGCCATGGGTATCACCGCCTTCGCCACCTTAACCCTGCCCCAAACCATGCAGGTCTCAGAACCCCTGGTTCCTGCCCTCAAATCCAACTGGCTGATGATGCACGTTAGCGTCATGATGCTCAGCTATGCCACGCTAATGGTTGGGTCCTTGATGGCGATCGCCTTCCTCGTGGTCACCCGAGGCCAAGAGATCGAATTACACGGCAGTTCCGTGGGAACCGGGAGTTTCCGGGACATGAAACGGCCCGAAAATCAGCCCCAGCCCAACCCCCAACCCAGTTTTAACGCCTTCAACAGCCAGCAGGGGGGGGTAGCCACCCTAGAACGTCCGCAAACCCTGACCTTATCCCCGCAACGGCTCAACCTAGCTGATACCCTCGATAACGTCAGCTATCGCATCATCGGCTTAGGCTTCCCCCTATTGACCATTGGCATTATCGCCGGAGCGGTTTGGGCCAACGAAGCCTGGGGAACCTACTGGAGTTGGGACCCCAAAGAAACCTGGGCCGCCATCACTTGGCTCGTCTTTGCCGCCTATCTCCATGCCCGCATTACCCGAGGTTGGCAGGGTCGTCGTCCGGCCGTCTTAGCTGCCGGTGGCTTTGTGGTAGTTTGGGTTTGCTATCTGGGGGTCAATCTCCTGGGTAAAGGCCTCCATTCCTACGGCTGGTTCTTCTAAACAAGGCTCATGG
Proteins encoded:
- the tilS gene encoding tRNA lysidine(34) synthetase TilS; this encodes MSPWSPLHAQIHTTLRQRNLLQKGDRLLIAVSGGQDSLCLAQLLLDLKPKWDWTIAIAHCDHRWREDSAANAAAVAELAQQWHCPYFQAVASPPPESEAAARHWRYQSLQAIADAQDYSQLLTGHTQSDRAETLLYNLIRGAGADGLQALTWQRSLSPHLTLTRPLLEVSRQETGEFCQERHLPIWWDSSNDNRTYARNRLRLDLLPYLEQQFHPQVSANLAKTAELLQADVVYLNEQAEQLLQQVLRRGDSALNRNQLSEAPLALQRRALRLFLKQELRRDPSFAHVEKLQHLISAPNRSQSDPFPGGAIARVIHPWIHWILPDCP
- a CDS encoding ArsR/SmtB family transcription factor encodes the protein MQETSTAAIAKVSDYFKVLSEVSRLLVLCTLKSGTKNVSEIVESTGLGQANVSKHLKILTQAGFIERTPKGVSVYYQITDPVVFQLCELVSHRLSIHLEEQAQHSIDLKSFQRSM
- the ccsB gene encoding c-type cytochrome biogenesis protein CcsB — protein: MDLVSLQNVLDNSSFAILFLTMLTYWVGVAFPKLPYLGMVGTTGMAIANLCIAGLLGARWLEAGYFPISNLYESLFFLAWGITGVHLIAETLSRSRLVGAVTAPVAMGITAFATLTLPQTMQVSEPLVPALKSNWLMMHVSVMMLSYATLMVGSLMAIAFLVVTRGQEIELHGSSVGTGSFRDMKRPENQPQPNPQPSFNAFNSQQGGVATLERPQTLTLSPQRLNLADTLDNVSYRIIGLGFPLLTIGIIAGAVWANEAWGTYWSWDPKETWAAITWLVFAAYLHARITRGWQGRRPAVLAAGGFVVVWVCYLGVNLLGKGLHSYGWFF
- a CDS encoding thioredoxin family protein, which translates into the protein MPFTAPYPHQRSQRRGLLFSALLALTVVLTVLSSHVPAIAQAPNIGDGITEVYFFHSPTCPYCRQQEPLMHYIDDTYPQVRLRSYEVEESPEIWREFRERYNITSGGVPRTFIGDRSFIGYSEDDGPLQYQSAYQGYIGYRNQIIAAIEAEAGIEIRLSDGALTPRSVPWWLFAIPGLYAVSYPVLQSRLRTPESRRFWTGGLVLTLIISLFAFVALTPEGIVRQFADQLPFPLFVFTIAFVDGFNPCAFTVLAILLSLLTYTKNRRDMTLVGTTFVITSGVIYFISIILMITVGAIFLERYGAVITVGLGVIITLAALINIKDFFFFKKLFSLSLSEKQQKLITKKAAAIVRSLQAARGDRRLFAAALGGTILLSIVVNTLEFGCTAILPMIYFTRLFGVCQGGWNTCTLGWTAIYTVIYTIPLFGILLTFIVSFRSARVTESQGRVLKLLGGVFMLFFGLIMIFNPELLMMG
- the hmpF gene encoding pilus motility taxis protein HmpF produces the protein MLYLAEVLKKSGVFGSGKTELKLLASQRGEYNWVPVPGEDIIPADDSGNFNSGALVFADLNASKQVQGSLKEASGQLVKILQNFSRFQEKFKTQEEEIEQWKQSLTYQSQELNRREMEMEAHREEVDNVQQELSRLDAKQAEMEEQQGEIDRLRQEVEQSRQELELAWNQLQGEREELSGSGSIDAEQAGSLQQWLQYLSEVMIQPQELQTSLTAVQEQLSAQEAWLGERTAQLEEWRTQAQENQSQLDEAVQGLDQGWEQWHQSQLELAGKRTEVAVRERLLEAKDQVLTGLRSQLTGLTDLATQMSSVGSSPVPSSSGPDVDLSELERMPLNTLQERVRQLQNELETGMRLVIDEQEELMLQRLDLNELEAKAARASDGDRASLEAELADLQESYGFLNDTLVGQRRSLRERERIMNQHQSVLWRRLGNPPEPVSSGGTVDLSPLVSRLTEQQQSLQQQVQTLEGELDSLRGELAELHSQVEQQTSADEGQLQELKDLDRQLRDRRGEIAQTWGRVNAYQELLDGLRDRLTHLKETTDPLAGSLEHLQELAASQENAVTQLQEVVGHLTAPE